Proteins encoded by one window of Inmirania thermothiophila:
- a CDS encoding sigma-54-dependent transcriptional regulator translates to MSGPPVVLVVDDEVRSLEALRRVLEEEFVVLTARSAEEAEAVLGREWVHVILCDQRMPGQTGVEFLRRVREQWPDVVRMILSGYTDSEDIIAAVNEGGIYEYITKPWDPDELVRSVRRGAELHRLQRENRALALELRMAEPTLARAVAEKGARLRRRFGFDAIVRGEGSPLEALCRLAARIAAYDIPVLLTGESGTGKELLARAIHYASPRSGRPFVVENCGALPDQLLESELFGHKRGAFTGAFADHEGLFAQADGGTLFLDEIGEVSPTFQVKLLRVLQEGEFRPLGASRPRRADVRIIAATNRDLEAEVRAGRFREDLFYRIAGFVLEVPPLRARPMDIAPLAQHALEAATRRFGKEVQGFAPETLACLEAYPWPGNARQLVHEVNRMVALADGPVLGPDLLSPSVLHARAAPRPDPVAEEAAGTGGGLRERVEALERRILYETLVRHRWNKSRAAEELGLSRVGLRSKLQRYGLDGDRRERA, encoded by the coding sequence GTGAGCGGGCCGCCGGTGGTGCTGGTGGTGGACGACGAGGTGCGCTCGCTGGAGGCGCTGCGGCGGGTGCTGGAGGAGGAGTTCGTGGTGCTCACCGCGCGCAGCGCCGAGGAGGCGGAAGCGGTCCTCGGGCGCGAGTGGGTGCACGTGATCCTGTGCGACCAGCGCATGCCCGGGCAGACCGGGGTGGAGTTCCTGCGCCGGGTGCGCGAGCAGTGGCCGGACGTGGTGCGCATGATCCTGTCCGGCTACACGGACTCCGAGGACATCATCGCCGCGGTCAACGAGGGCGGCATCTACGAGTACATCACCAAGCCCTGGGATCCGGACGAGCTGGTGCGCAGCGTGCGGCGCGGGGCGGAGCTGCACCGGCTGCAGCGGGAGAACCGGGCGCTCGCCCTGGAGCTGCGCATGGCCGAGCCGACCCTGGCCCGCGCGGTGGCGGAGAAGGGCGCGCGGCTTCGGCGCCGCTTCGGCTTCGACGCCATCGTGCGCGGCGAGGGCAGCCCCCTCGAGGCGCTCTGCCGCCTGGCCGCGCGCATCGCCGCCTACGACATCCCCGTCCTGCTCACCGGCGAGTCGGGCACGGGCAAGGAGCTGCTCGCCCGCGCCATCCACTACGCCAGCCCCCGCAGCGGCCGGCCCTTCGTGGTGGAGAACTGCGGTGCGCTGCCCGACCAGCTCCTGGAGTCGGAGCTCTTCGGCCACAAGCGCGGGGCCTTCACCGGGGCCTTCGCCGACCACGAGGGCCTGTTCGCCCAGGCCGACGGCGGCACCCTGTTCCTGGACGAGATCGGCGAGGTCTCCCCCACCTTCCAGGTCAAGCTGCTGCGGGTGCTGCAGGAGGGGGAGTTCCGCCCCCTCGGCGCGAGCCGGCCGCGGCGCGCCGACGTGCGCATCATCGCCGCCACCAACCGCGACCTCGAGGCCGAGGTGCGGGCCGGACGCTTCCGCGAGGACCTCTTCTACCGCATCGCGGGCTTCGTCCTCGAGGTCCCGCCGCTGCGGGCGCGGCCCATGGACATCGCGCCCCTGGCGCAGCACGCCCTGGAGGCAGCGACGCGCCGCTTCGGCAAGGAGGTGCAGGGCTTCGCGCCCGAGACCCTGGCCTGTCTCGAGGCCTACCCCTGGCCCGGCAATGCCCGCCAGCTGGTGCACGAGGTCAACCGCATGGTGGCGCTGGCGGACGGGCCGGTGCTGGGGCCGGACCTGCTCAGCCCCTCGGTGCTGCACGCCCGCGCCGCGCCGCGGCCGGATCCCGTCGCGGAGGAGGCGGCGGGGACGGGAGGGGGGCTGCGCGAGCGGGTCGAGGCCCTGGAGCGGCGCATCCTCTACGAGACCCTGGTGCGCCACCGCTGGAACAAGAGCCGGGCCGCCGAGGAGCTGGGGCTGTCGCGGGTGGGGCTGCGCAGCAAGCTGCAGCGCTACGGTCTCGACGGCGACCGCCGGGAGCGGGCGTAG
- a CDS encoding hydrogenase maturation protein, whose product MRILLLCHGFNSLSQRLYVELAARGHDLSVELDIHDSVTEEAVALFRPELVLAPFLKRAIPASVWRRVPCLVVHPGPPGDRGPAALDWAILDGVPEWGVTVLQAEAEMDAGPVWAWRTFPMRAARKSSLYRFEVTEGAVAAVLEAVARLEAGQGPPPPPASHPAARGWRGVVPRAVRAVRWGEDDAATVLAKVRSGDGFPGAVAELAGRTVRLFDAHPAPGTAGPPGALLARREGAVCVGTGEGAVWIGRLRAEGEPEAVKLPATAVLGDAAAALPEREGDPFTAQGDGAGEIRYEEAGGVGYLRFDFYNGAMRTAQCRRLEAAVRGAAQRPVRVLVLTGGRDFWSNGMDLNSIEAAESPADESMRNIEAMDDLVLALIRCTDRIVVSALRGNAGAGGCFLALAADEVWLRRGVVLNPHYRNMGNLYGSEYWTYLLPRRVGPDGVARVLDRRLPMGAAEAHALGLADAVGPAAPEAFDRWVRERAQALAADPGLARRIAEKARRRAADEAERPLAAYREAELARIRLNFYGFDPSYHVARYDFVHRRPHSWTPLHLAMHRRGGVTRTVGS is encoded by the coding sequence ATGCGCATCCTGCTCCTCTGCCACGGCTTCAACAGCCTCAGCCAGCGCCTCTACGTGGAGCTCGCCGCGCGCGGCCACGACCTCAGCGTCGAGCTCGACATCCACGACAGCGTCACGGAGGAGGCGGTGGCGCTGTTCCGCCCGGAGCTGGTGCTCGCGCCCTTCCTCAAGCGGGCGATCCCGGCGTCGGTGTGGCGGCGCGTGCCGTGCCTGGTGGTGCACCCGGGGCCGCCCGGGGACCGCGGGCCCGCGGCCCTCGACTGGGCGATCCTCGACGGTGTGCCCGAGTGGGGGGTGACGGTGCTGCAGGCGGAGGCGGAGATGGACGCCGGGCCGGTGTGGGCCTGGCGCACCTTCCCCATGCGCGCGGCGCGCAAGTCGAGCCTCTACCGCTTCGAGGTCACCGAGGGGGCGGTGGCGGCGGTGCTGGAGGCGGTGGCGCGCCTGGAGGCCGGGCAGGGACCGCCCCCGCCGCCGGCGTCGCATCCGGCCGCCCGCGGCTGGCGCGGGGTGGTGCCGCGCGCGGTGCGGGCGGTGCGCTGGGGCGAGGACGACGCCGCCACGGTGCTCGCCAAGGTGCGAAGCGGCGACGGCTTCCCCGGGGCGGTGGCGGAGCTTGCCGGCCGCACGGTGCGGCTCTTCGACGCGCACCCGGCGCCGGGGACGGCGGGGCCGCCCGGCGCGCTCCTCGCGCGCCGGGAGGGCGCGGTGTGCGTGGGCACGGGGGAGGGTGCGGTGTGGATCGGGCGGCTGCGCGCCGAGGGCGAGCCCGAGGCGGTGAAGCTGCCGGCGACGGCGGTCCTCGGGGATGCCGCGGCGGCGCTGCCGGAGCGCGAGGGCGATCCCTTCACCGCGCAGGGAGACGGCGCGGGGGAGATCCGCTACGAGGAGGCGGGCGGCGTCGGCTACCTCCGCTTCGACTTCTACAACGGCGCCATGCGCACCGCGCAGTGCCGGCGGCTGGAGGCCGCGGTGCGCGGCGCGGCGCAGCGGCCGGTGCGGGTGCTGGTGCTGACCGGGGGGCGCGACTTCTGGTCCAACGGCATGGACCTCAACAGCATCGAGGCCGCCGAGAGCCCGGCCGACGAGTCCATGCGCAACATCGAGGCCATGGACGATCTGGTGCTGGCGCTGATCCGGTGCACCGACCGCATCGTTGTCTCCGCGCTGCGCGGCAACGCCGGTGCCGGCGGCTGCTTCCTCGCGCTCGCCGCCGACGAGGTCTGGCTGCGCCGGGGCGTGGTCCTCAACCCCCACTACCGCAACATGGGCAATCTCTACGGCTCCGAGTACTGGACCTATCTGCTGCCGCGACGTGTGGGCCCGGACGGTGTCGCCCGGGTGCTGGACCGGCGCCTGCCCATGGGGGCGGCGGAGGCGCACGCGCTGGGCCTAGCCGATGCGGTGGGGCCGGCGGCGCCGGAGGCCTTCGACCGCTGGGTGCGCGAGCGCGCGCAGGCGCTGGCCGCGGATCCGGGGCTTGCCCGCCGCATCGCGGAGAAGGCGCGCCGGCGGGCCGCCGACGAGGCGGAGCGGCCCCTCGCCGCCTACCGGGAGGCGGAGCTGGCGCGGATTCGGCTCAACTTCTACGGCTTCGATCCCAGCTACCACGTCGCCCGCTACGACTTCGTGCACCGCCGGCCGCACTCGTGGACGCCGCTGCACCTGGCGATGCACCGCCGCGGCGGCGTGACGAGGACGGTCGGGTCGTGA
- the hypE gene encoding hydrogenase expression/formation protein HypE, whose translation MRRSDYGRPLDLRRGVVEMAHGGGGRAMAQLIEELFLHHLDPDAGGAGDDFAVLALPPGRVVMATDAHVVTPRFFPGGDIGALAVHGTVNDVAMAGARPLHLAASFVLEEGLPLAELERIVASMAAAAREAGVRIVTGDTKVVERGKADGLYITTTGVGVVPEGVEIGGARARPGDAVLVSGPVGDHGIAILAARGELGFEVPVRSDTQPLADLVAAMVAAVPQLRCLRDATRGGVAAVLNEIARQSGVGIRLREEAVPVRPEVAAACEFLGLDPLHVACEGRLVAVCPGDRADALLAAMRAHPRGREAAMVGVVVEDAHHFVQMETRFGGSRIVDWLHADQLPRIC comes from the coding sequence ATGAGGCGCAGCGACTACGGGCGACCCCTGGACCTGCGGCGCGGTGTGGTGGAGATGGCCCACGGCGGCGGCGGGCGGGCGATGGCGCAGCTCATCGAGGAGCTCTTCCTGCACCACCTGGACCCCGACGCCGGCGGCGCGGGCGACGATTTCGCGGTCCTTGCGCTGCCGCCGGGGCGGGTGGTGATGGCCACCGACGCCCACGTGGTGACGCCGCGCTTCTTTCCGGGGGGGGACATCGGCGCGCTGGCGGTGCACGGCACGGTCAACGACGTCGCCATGGCCGGGGCGAGGCCGCTGCACCTGGCGGCGAGCTTCGTCCTCGAGGAGGGCCTGCCGCTGGCCGAGCTGGAGCGCATCGTCGCCTCCATGGCCGCGGCCGCCCGCGAGGCCGGGGTCCGCATCGTGACCGGGGATACCAAGGTGGTGGAGCGGGGCAAGGCCGACGGGCTCTACATCACCACCACCGGGGTCGGCGTGGTGCCCGAGGGGGTGGAGATCGGCGGGGCGCGCGCCCGTCCGGGCGATGCGGTGCTGGTGAGCGGACCCGTCGGGGACCACGGCATCGCCATCCTCGCCGCCCGCGGCGAGCTGGGCTTCGAGGTGCCGGTGCGCTCCGACACCCAGCCGCTGGCGGACCTGGTGGCCGCCATGGTGGCGGCGGTGCCGCAGCTGCGCTGCCTGCGCGACGCCACGCGGGGCGGCGTGGCGGCGGTGCTCAACGAGATCGCGCGCCAGTCCGGGGTCGGGATCCGCCTGCGGGAGGAGGCGGTGCCGGTGCGGCCGGAGGTGGCGGCGGCCTGCGAGTTCCTCGGCCTCGACCCCCTGCACGTGGCCTGCGAGGGCCGGCTCGTGGCGGTCTGCCCTGGGGATCGGGCGGACGCCCTGCTCGCGGCCATGCGCGCCCACCCGCGCGGGCGCGAGGCGGCGATGGTGGGGGTGGTGGTGGAGGACGCGCACCACTTCGTCCAGATGGAGACCCGCTTCGGCGGCAGCCGCATCGTGGACTGGCTCCACGCCGATCAGCTGCCGAGGATCTGCTGA
- the hypD gene encoding hydrogenase formation protein HypD — MSGPRPDALRFVEAFRDGGLARGLAEAIRREADPGRVYRFMEFCGGHTHAIARYGVEDLLPENIRMIHGPGCPVCVLPVGRVALAIELAGREGVTLCTYGDMLRVPGPDGDSLLKARARGADVRMVYSAADALAIARRETAREVVFFAIGFETTTPPTALVIRQAAAEGLANFSVLCNHVLTPSAMRAILEAPEVREFGRVPIDGFVGPAHVSTVIGTEPYRYFAEEYRKPVVVAGFEPLDVMQAVRMLVRQVNEGRAEVENEYARAVRPEGNRKAQELVAEVFELRRSFEWRGLGLVPYSALRIKAAYAAFDAERRFALEAPSVPDHRACACAAILRGARHPRDCRLFGTVCTPQTPVGSCMVSSEGACAAYYTYGRFRPSPSLPTPPEGEWRGEGGEGAAARRSGSLERAPPRPSPRPRRGSGVGRGAKVPLRGVRVLWSAPPRPSPRPRRGRGVGRGAKVPLRGVRVLWSAPPRPSPRPRRGSGVGRGAKVPLRGVRVLWSAPPRPSPRPRRGRGVGRGAKVPLRGVRVLWSAPPRPSPRPCRGRGRGRGRGSGASPPPPRSGGGREGAPWGDEA; from the coding sequence GTGAGCGGCCCGCGCCCGGACGCCCTGCGCTTCGTCGAGGCCTTCCGCGACGGCGGGCTGGCGCGGGGGCTCGCGGAGGCGATCCGGCGCGAGGCCGACCCCGGCCGGGTGTACCGCTTCATGGAGTTCTGCGGCGGCCACACCCACGCCATCGCCCGGTACGGGGTGGAGGATCTGCTGCCGGAGAACATCCGCATGATCCACGGACCGGGCTGCCCGGTGTGCGTCCTCCCGGTGGGGCGGGTGGCGCTCGCGATCGAGCTTGCCGGACGCGAGGGCGTCACGTTGTGCACCTACGGCGACATGCTGCGCGTGCCGGGCCCGGACGGCGACAGCCTCCTCAAGGCCAGGGCGCGCGGCGCCGACGTGCGCATGGTCTACTCGGCCGCCGACGCACTCGCCATCGCGCGGCGCGAGACCGCGCGCGAGGTGGTCTTCTTCGCCATCGGCTTCGAGACCACCACGCCGCCCACGGCGCTGGTGATCCGCCAGGCCGCCGCCGAGGGGCTCGCCAACTTCTCGGTGCTCTGCAACCACGTGCTCACGCCCTCGGCCATGCGGGCCATCCTCGAGGCGCCGGAGGTGCGCGAGTTCGGCCGCGTGCCCATCGACGGCTTCGTCGGTCCCGCCCACGTGAGCACGGTGATCGGCACCGAGCCCTACCGCTACTTCGCCGAGGAGTACCGCAAGCCCGTGGTGGTGGCGGGCTTCGAGCCCCTGGACGTGATGCAGGCGGTGCGGATGCTGGTGCGCCAGGTCAACGAGGGGCGGGCCGAGGTGGAGAACGAGTACGCCCGCGCCGTGCGTCCGGAGGGCAACCGCAAGGCTCAGGAGCTGGTGGCGGAGGTCTTCGAGCTGCGGCGCAGCTTCGAGTGGCGCGGGCTGGGGCTGGTGCCCTACAGCGCCCTGCGCATCAAGGCCGCCTACGCCGCCTTCGACGCCGAGCGCCGCTTCGCCCTGGAGGCGCCGTCGGTGCCGGACCACCGCGCCTGCGCCTGCGCGGCCATCCTGCGCGGGGCCCGCCACCCGCGCGACTGCCGCCTCTTCGGCACCGTGTGCACGCCGCAGACGCCGGTGGGCTCCTGCATGGTCTCCTCCGAGGGGGCGTGCGCGGCGTATTACACGTACGGGCGGTTTCGCCCCTCCCCGTCCCTCCCCACGCCCCCGGAGGGGGAGTGGCGTGGGGAGGGGGGCGAAGGTGCCGCTGCGCGGCGTTCGGGTTCTCTGGAGCGCGCCCCTCCCCGTCCCTCCCCACGCCCCCGGAGGGGGAGTGGCGTGGGGAGGGGGGCGAAGGTGCCGCTGCGCGGCGTTCGGGTTCTCTGGAGCGCCCCTCCCCGTCCCTCCCCACGCCCCCGGAGGGGGAGGGGCGTGGGGAGGGGGGCGAAGGTGCCGCTGCGCGGCGTTCGGGTTCTCTGGAGCGCCCCTCCCCGTCCCTCCCCACGCCCCCGGAGGGGGAGTGGCGTGGGGAGGGGGGCGAAGGTGCCGCTGCGCGGCGTTCGGGTTCTCTGGAGCGCCCCTCCCCGTCCCTCCCCACGCCCCCGGAGGGGGAGGGGCGTGGGGAGGGGGGCGAAGGTGCCGCTGCGCGGCGTTCGGGTTCTCTGGAGCGCCCCTCCCCGTCCCTCCCCACGCCCGTGCCGGGGGAGGGGCAGGGGGAGGGGCAGAGGAAGCGGCGCGTCTCCTCCTCCCCCGCGCAGCGGGGGAGGCCGGGAGGGGGCGCCGTGGGGTGACGAGGCATGA
- a CDS encoding HypC/HybG/HupF family hydrogenase formation chaperone: MCLAVPARVVELLPGEEAMVDMGGVRRRISVALVEGIEVGDYVVVHVGYALSRLDPEEAERTLALFAEMGEAGGVA; this comes from the coding sequence ATGTGCCTAGCGGTGCCGGCCCGGGTGGTGGAGCTGCTGCCCGGGGAGGAGGCGATGGTGGACATGGGCGGGGTGCGGCGGCGCATCTCGGTGGCCCTGGTGGAGGGGATCGAGGTGGGCGACTACGTGGTGGTCCACGTGGGCTACGCCCTCTCGCGCCTGGACCCCGAGGAGGCGGAGCGGACCCTGGCCCTCTTCGCCGAGATGGGCGAGGCGGGAGGGGTGGCGTGA
- the hypF gene encoding carbamoyltransferase HypF, which yields MRGSVQGVGFRPHVWHLARELGIAGWVRNDGDGVLIHAEGAGEALDRFAARVVAEAPSLATVAALERRRAQPEGHEGFVIAASGPGRVRTGIPADVATCPRCLAELFDPADRRYRHPFINCTQCGPRFTITGALPYDRAQTSMAAFPMCPDCAAEYRDPGNRRFHAQPNACPRCGPRLRLVGADGGETGGDPVAAAWALLEAGAIVAVKGLGGYHLACRADDAGAVARLRARKRRPARPFAVMVLNAASAARWAEVDAAGRRWLEDRRRPIVLLPKAPGCDAELAGVAPGVAWLGAMLPYTPVHYLLFHEAAGRPEGTAWLGRPLPLALVMTSANPGGEPLVIGDEEARERLAGIADAFLVHDRVILVRADDSLLRPEPDGARLLRRGRGWTPEPVPLGAGGPSVLALGAHLKNAPCLTRGEEAFPAQHVGDLDSRAARLALAEAATHLMRVLAVRPEAVVHDLHPDYASTALARRLAAELGVGCWAVQHHHAHVGAVCAEHGAAGPVVGIAADGVGLGTDGAAWGGELLWVHGARWRRLGALVPLPLPGGDAAAREPWRMAAAVLHRLGRGGEIARRFPGPAAEAVAAMLARGVRCPPTTSLGRLFDAAAALLGLCLHSSYEGQAAMALEALARRAVPRPPLPDGFRTTPAGLDLLPLLQWLAGRPARDAEAAAVFHATVAEALARWAAAAAREAGAGTVALGGGCMANALLAAALRARLEAQGLAVLEARAVPAGDGGLALGQAWIVRDALRRGMEPGPVVPEGGFACA from the coding sequence GTGCGCGGATCCGTCCAGGGGGTCGGGTTCCGGCCCCACGTCTGGCACCTGGCGCGCGAGCTGGGCATCGCGGGCTGGGTGCGCAACGACGGCGACGGGGTGCTGATCCACGCCGAGGGTGCGGGGGAGGCCCTCGACCGCTTCGCCGCGCGGGTGGTGGCGGAGGCGCCGTCCCTGGCCACGGTGGCGGCGCTGGAGCGCCGGCGGGCGCAGCCCGAGGGGCACGAGGGCTTCGTCATCGCGGCGAGCGGCCCGGGCCGGGTGCGCACCGGGATCCCGGCCGACGTCGCCACCTGCCCCCGGTGCCTGGCCGAGCTCTTCGACCCCGCGGACCGCCGCTACCGCCACCCCTTCATCAACTGCACCCAGTGCGGGCCGCGCTTCACCATCACCGGGGCGCTCCCCTACGACCGGGCGCAGACCTCCATGGCCGCCTTCCCCATGTGCCCGGACTGCGCCGCCGAGTACCGCGATCCGGGCAACCGCCGCTTCCACGCCCAGCCCAACGCCTGCCCCCGCTGCGGCCCCCGCCTGCGGCTGGTGGGCGCGGACGGGGGCGAGACGGGCGGCGATCCCGTGGCCGCGGCCTGGGCGCTGCTGGAGGCGGGCGCCATCGTCGCGGTCAAGGGCCTCGGCGGCTATCACCTCGCCTGCCGCGCCGACGATGCCGGCGCGGTGGCGCGGCTTCGCGCGCGCAAGCGCCGCCCGGCGCGGCCCTTCGCGGTGATGGTGCTCAACGCCGCATCCGCCGCGCGCTGGGCGGAGGTGGACGCGGCGGGGCGGCGCTGGCTGGAGGACCGGCGCCGGCCCATCGTGCTCCTGCCCAAGGCCCCGGGCTGCGACGCCGAGCTTGCCGGTGTCGCGCCGGGGGTGGCCTGGCTCGGGGCGATGCTGCCCTACACCCCGGTGCACTATCTGCTCTTCCACGAGGCCGCGGGGCGGCCCGAGGGGACGGCGTGGCTCGGGCGGCCGCTGCCGCTCGCGCTGGTGATGACCTCGGCCAACCCGGGCGGCGAGCCGCTGGTGATCGGCGACGAGGAGGCCCGCGAGCGCCTCGCCGGCATCGCCGATGCCTTCCTCGTCCACGACCGCGTCATCCTCGTGCGCGCCGACGACAGCCTGCTGCGGCCGGAGCCGGACGGGGCGCGGCTGCTGCGGCGGGGGCGGGGGTGGACGCCGGAGCCGGTCCCGCTCGGCGCCGGCGGCCCTTCGGTGCTCGCCCTCGGCGCCCACCTCAAAAACGCGCCCTGCCTGACCCGCGGCGAGGAGGCCTTCCCGGCCCAGCACGTGGGCGATCTCGACAGCCGCGCCGCCCGCCTCGCCCTCGCCGAGGCGGCGACGCACCTGATGCGGGTGCTCGCGGTGCGGCCCGAGGCGGTGGTCCACGACCTGCACCCGGACTACGCCAGCACCGCCCTCGCCCGCCGGCTCGCGGCGGAGCTGGGGGTCGGCTGCTGGGCGGTGCAGCACCACCACGCCCACGTGGGCGCCGTCTGCGCCGAGCACGGTGCCGCGGGCCCGGTGGTGGGGATCGCCGCCGACGGCGTCGGGCTCGGCACCGACGGCGCGGCCTGGGGTGGGGAGCTGCTGTGGGTGCATGGGGCGCGCTGGCGCAGGCTGGGGGCGCTCGTGCCGCTGCCGCTGCCGGGGGGCGACGCCGCCGCGCGCGAGCCCTGGCGGATGGCGGCGGCGGTGCTGCATCGCCTCGGGCGCGGCGGCGAGATCGCGCGGCGCTTCCCGGGCCCGGCGGCGGAGGCGGTGGCGGCGATGCTGGCGCGCGGCGTGCGCTGCCCGCCGACGACCAGCCTCGGGCGGCTCTTCGACGCCGCCGCGGCGCTGCTCGGGCTGTGCCTTCACAGCAGCTACGAGGGGCAGGCGGCGATGGCGCTGGAGGCGCTGGCGCGGCGGGCGGTGCCGCGGCCGCCGCTGCCGGACGGCTTCCGCACCACCCCGGCGGGCCTCGACCTGCTGCCGCTGCTCCAGTGGCTCGCCGGGCGGCCGGCGCGGGACGCGGAGGCGGCGGCGGTCTTCCACGCCACCGTGGCCGAGGCGCTGGCGCGGTGGGCGGCGGCGGCGGCGCGCGAGGCGGGGGCCGGCACGGTGGCCCTCGGCGGCGGCTGCATGGCCAACGCGCTGCTCGCCGCGGCGCTGCGCGCGCGGCTCGAGGCGCAGGGGCTTGCGGTGCTGGAGGCGCGGGCGGTGCCGGCGGGCGACGGCGGGCTCGCCCTCGGGCAGGCGTGGATCGTGCGCGACGCCCTGCGGCGCGGGATGGAGCCGGGGCCGGTGGTCCCGGAGGGGGGATTCGCATGTGCCTAG
- the hypB gene encoding hydrogenase nickel incorporation protein HypB, whose amino-acid sequence MCGVCGCGEGEVRIEGEAHGHDHHHGPGHGHGPAHAHAPGLDPARMLRIEQDLLAKNDAYAEANRRRLAQLGVLALNLVSSPGAGKTTLLVETLRRLAGRVPAAVIEGDQETSADADRIRATGVPAVQVNTGKGCHLDAHMVGHAMARLPLARGGVLFIENVGNLVCPAAFDLGEAAKVVILSVTEGEDKPLKYPDMFAAARLMLVGKVDLAPHVDFDVERAVDHARRVNPGIEVLRLSARTGEGMEAWIAWIERRLQG is encoded by the coding sequence ATGTGCGGCGTCTGCGGCTGCGGCGAGGGCGAGGTGCGGATCGAGGGCGAGGCCCACGGGCATGACCACCACCACGGACCCGGGCACGGCCACGGGCCGGCGCATGCCCACGCCCCGGGGCTGGATCCGGCGCGCATGCTGCGCATCGAGCAGGACCTGCTGGCCAAGAACGACGCCTACGCCGAGGCCAACCGGCGGCGGCTCGCGCAGCTGGGGGTGCTCGCGCTGAACCTCGTGTCGAGCCCGGGGGCGGGCAAGACCACGCTGCTGGTGGAGACGCTGCGGCGGCTGGCGGGGCGGGTGCCGGCGGCGGTGATCGAGGGCGACCAGGAGACCAGCGCCGACGCCGACCGCATCCGCGCCACCGGCGTCCCCGCGGTGCAGGTCAACACCGGCAAGGGCTGCCATCTCGACGCCCACATGGTGGGGCACGCCATGGCGCGGCTGCCGCTCGCGCGCGGCGGCGTCCTCTTCATCGAGAACGTGGGCAACCTCGTGTGCCCGGCGGCCTTCGACCTCGGCGAGGCGGCGAAGGTGGTGATCCTGTCGGTGACCGAGGGCGAGGACAAGCCGCTCAAGTACCCGGACATGTTCGCCGCCGCCCGGCTCATGCTGGTGGGCAAGGTGGATCTCGCGCCGCACGTGGACTTCGACGTCGAGCGCGCCGTGGACCACGCCCGCCGCGTCAATCCCGGCATCGAGGTCCTGCGGCTGTCGGCGCGCACCGGCGAGGGGATGGAGGCCTGGATCGCGTGGATCGAGCGGCGGCTGCAGGGCTGA
- the hypA gene encoding hydrogenase maturation nickel metallochaperone HypA yields the protein MHEMALCESLLQLIEEQQRRHGFRRVRRVRLEVGRLAGVEVEALRFGFDVVTRGSVAEGAALEILEPPGRAWCMACEAEVEIAHRYDPCPRCGGYGLGVRGGDAMRVLDLEVD from the coding sequence ATGCATGAGATGGCGCTGTGCGAGAGCCTGCTGCAGCTCATCGAGGAGCAGCAGCGCCGGCACGGCTTCCGCCGCGTGCGACGGGTGCGGCTGGAGGTGGGGCGGCTCGCCGGGGTCGAGGTGGAGGCGCTGCGCTTCGGCTTCGACGTGGTGACCCGGGGCAGCGTCGCCGAGGGCGCGGCGCTGGAGATCCTGGAGCCGCCGGGGCGGGCCTGGTGCATGGCCTGCGAGGCGGAGGTGGAGATTGCGCACCGCTACGATCCCTGCCCGCGCTGCGGCGGCTACGGCCTCGGCGTGCGCGGGGGCGATGCGATGCGGGTGCTGGACCTGGAGGTGGACTGA
- a CDS encoding HupU protein produces the protein MTSAPLRMLWIQSGGCGGCTLSLLCAERPDLERALALHGIEVLWHPALSEATGSEAAALLDGAARGETVVDILCVEGAVLRGPHGSGLFHRLGGVPARQRIERIARRARHVVAVGTCAAFGGISAAGANELEACGLQYEREEPGGLLGAGFRSRAGLPVINVAGCPTHPGWVLTTLALIARGELGAGDLDELGRPRFYAARLAHHGCDRNEFYEFKASAERPGQGGCLMEHLGCKGTQAHADCNLRLWNGEGSCTRGGYACIRCTEPDFADPGHGFLSTPKIAGIPVGLPLDMPKAWFVALASLAKAATPERIRVNAHADRVLVAPRTRPRAAPDGSAAKAPGGRRRR, from the coding sequence ATGACGTCGGCCCCGCTGCGCATGCTCTGGATCCAGTCGGGCGGGTGCGGCGGCTGCACCCTATCGCTGCTCTGCGCCGAACGCCCCGACCTGGAGCGCGCGCTGGCGCTGCACGGGATCGAGGTCCTCTGGCACCCGGCCCTGAGCGAGGCCACGGGCAGCGAGGCCGCAGCCCTCCTGGACGGGGCGGCGCGCGGCGAGACCGTGGTGGATATCCTCTGCGTGGAGGGCGCGGTCCTGCGCGGGCCCCACGGCAGCGGCCTCTTCCACCGCCTCGGCGGCGTTCCCGCCCGCCAGCGCATCGAGCGCATCGCGCGCCGGGCGCGCCACGTGGTGGCGGTGGGCACCTGCGCCGCCTTCGGCGGCATCAGCGCCGCCGGGGCCAACGAGCTGGAGGCCTGCGGGCTGCAGTACGAGCGGGAGGAGCCCGGGGGACTCCTGGGGGCGGGCTTCCGCTCGCGCGCGGGGCTGCCCGTGATCAACGTCGCCGGTTGCCCGACCCATCCGGGCTGGGTCCTGACCACGCTGGCGCTCATCGCCCGCGGCGAGCTGGGCGCGGGGGATCTGGACGAGCTCGGCCGCCCGCGCTTCTACGCCGCCCGCCTCGCCCACCACGGCTGCGACCGCAACGAGTTCTACGAGTTCAAGGCCAGCGCCGAGCGGCCCGGCCAGGGCGGCTGCCTCATGGAGCATCTGGGCTGCAAGGGCACCCAGGCCCACGCCGACTGCAACCTCCGGCTGTGGAACGGCGAGGGCTCCTGCACCCGCGGCGGCTACGCCTGCATCCGCTGCACCGAGCCGGACTTCGCCGACCCCGGCCACGGCTTCCTCTCGACCCCCAAGATCGCCGGGATCCCGGTGGGCCTGCCGCTGGACATGCCCAAGGCCTGGTTCGTCGCCCTCGCCTCCCTCGCCAAGGCCGCCACCCCCGAGCGGATCCGCGTCAACGCCCACGCCGACCGCGTCCTGGTGGCGCCGCGGACGCGGCCGCGCGCGGCCCCGGACGGGTCCGCGGCGAAGGCGCCGGGCGGGAGGCGGCGCCGGTGA